The genomic DNA ACAGAGCAAAATAGACCTTACGGAAACAAAGCTGAGGTTGTTCGGACAATTAATGCAAAAATATAATGTACGGAAGAAGATGAAAAAAGACCGGAAATACTATTATGTCATACCGGAAACAGAAGAACCGGGTGCCGATGTGCCGGTCGGGTGAGTACATCGACATCTGTATCGACACCAACATCGACACCTGATAATAGATAAATAATCAGGTGGTTGGGTTGAAAGGTGTCGATGTGTAGCATGATAATCATTTATAAAAATAATATAGTATGAGTATACAATACAGATTTGTCCCCATTTATGATAACCTGAATGAGGACAGCGAGAAAGTAACGGGTTTTTATCCCAAAGTAGTCAGCCGTGGCACAATAAACAAAGAGCGGATGTTTGAAGAAATATCGCACGGTTCGTCTTCCCTCCGTTCGGAACTGGCACGTTCGTGGATGCTGATGGAAGACTATATTATAGATCGGTTGAAAGATGGTTACGATGTCTGCCTGAACGATTTTTGCACTTTCGGTATCTCCGCCAAATACCGTCGTGTAGACCGCATCAACGAAATCCGAGCCGAATCCATTTTCGTAAAGGGCATGCATGTCCGCACTTCGGAGGTCGTCAATAAAAAACTCAAATGGGCGCGTTTCGAGAGGGAGTCGGAGAAATGAATCGATATGATAATATTTCCGTGTGTTAATCGGTATTTCTATCGTCTTGTCCTTTTTTCGTCGGTATTTATATCACGCGGTCCGTTCTTGGTAGCTTTGCCCGTGAAACTTGAAACGAGCACCTACCGCGCGTGGTAAAGACTTATTCTATTTTTGTGTCGGGATAAACTGTATTATCCCCTTTGCTGTTTAACATGGGATAGAAAAACGAAAGATAATTAAAAATGAAGTGTATGAAAAAAGTACTTTTCCTCTTTTTGCTTCTAGCCGGCATGACGAATGTTTATGGGCAGAAGTTTGCGGTAAAGTCAAACTTGCTGTACGACGTGACTGCAACGATCAACCTCGGTGTTGAAATGGGATTGAGCAAGAAGTGGACACTGGACTTGTCCGGTAACTACAACGGATGGAAGTTTGGCGACGACATGCGTTGGAAACATTGGATGGTTCAGCCGGAAGCGCGTTATTGGTTATGTGAGAAGTTTAACGGCCATTTTCTCGGAGTGCATGCCCATTATGCCGATTATAATGTCGGCGGGATCAAATTCCTGAGTAAAAATATGGAGAATTATCGTTATCAGGGCAACCTCTACGGAGCCGGCTTGTCCTATGGTTACCAATGGCTGCTGAGCAACCGTTGGAGCATGGAGGCTGTGATCGGTGTCGGATGGGCGCATCTGGACTATGATAAATATCCGTGCGCATCGTGCGGTACGGTTCAGAAGAGCGAAACGAAAGACTATTTCGGAGTGACGAAGGCTGCTCTTTCTATTATTTACTTTATTAAATAATCGGAGCGATGAAGAAAACAATGAAAATATATATGGCAGCAGCTTTGCTGGCTGTCGTTTCGCCGGCTATCCTGGCTCAGGCCCCGGTAAAAGTGGTTTGTAACGAACTGAAACAAAAAGGGAACGAATTGGTGATCGACGCCGTGATCACGGTCGACGGTAGCCGGATCAAATCTCGCGATAACCTCTCCCTGACACCGGTCTTGGAATCGGCTTCGCAGAAGGAAGGGCTGCCTTCCATCCTGCTGAACGGACGGATCAGTCAGAAAGTGTATGACCGCGAGATCGCTTTGAACAACTTGCAGGATGAACCCCGCTTTTTGGTCGTGCAGGCCGGAAAGAGCGAAAGCGTCATCAACTATAAGACGGTAATCCCGTTTGAGCCGTGGATGAAAGACGCTCGCTTCGTGCTGATCCCGAACATGTGCGGTTGTGGAAAAGAGGAACAGGGTGCTCTGCTCGTGATGGCCGACAAGGTCCTGACCCGTCCCGACAAGCGGTATGAGGTGCAGCCTACCCTGGCTTATATCTCTCCGGAAGCGGAAACGGTAAAACATCGTGCCGAGGTGGGGACTGCTTATCTGGACTTCCAGGTGGGAAAATATGCGATCCTGCCGGATTTCCGTAACAATGCGCTGGAACTGGCGAAGATCGACAATACGGTCAGTACGGTCGTAAACGATAAGAACATCACGCTTGAAGGCATTATCCTGAAAGGTTTTGCGTCGCCCGAAGGCAGCTACAAGTCCAATACGGTCCTGGCCGGCAATCGTGTGAAAGCGCTTGCCGAATATATACGGAAGAAACACGACTTCAAACCGGAGCTGTTCACGTTAGATAACGGTTCAGAAGATTGGGAAGGCCTGAAAGCAAAAGTAGAGGCCGACCGGAGCGTTCCTTCGCGTGAGGCTGTGCTGGCTATCATCAACAGCAATGACGAGCCGGACAAGAAAGACGCCAGGCTGGCTGCTTTGGACGGAGGGGCTCCTTACCGTTATGTATTGAAGAATATCTATCCTTCGTTGCGCCGTTCCGATTACCGTGTCGCTTACCAGGTGCGTTTCTTTACGGTCGAAGAAGGACGCGAGATTATCAAGACGCGTCCGCAGCAGTTGAGTTTGAGCGAAATGTTCGCGGTGGCCAACAGCTACGAGATCGGAAGCAAGGAATATAATGAAGTGTTCGAGATTGCGGTCCGCATGTACAGCGACGATCCTGTCGCCAATCTGAACGCCGCCAATATCGCATTGTCGAAGAACGATTTGGATGCGGCCCGTACTTATCTGGCTAAGGCCGGCAATAGCCCCGAAGCCATCCATGCGCGTGGTGTCCTGAACCTGCTGGATGGGAATCTGGACGAGGCAGGAAAACTGCTGGAACAGGCAAAAGCTGCCGGTGTGAAGGAAGCAGCGG from Parabacteroides merdae ATCC 43184 includes the following:
- a CDS encoding DUF3575 domain-containing protein; the protein is MKKVLFLFLLLAGMTNVYGQKFAVKSNLLYDVTATINLGVEMGLSKKWTLDLSGNYNGWKFGDDMRWKHWMVQPEARYWLCEKFNGHFLGVHAHYADYNVGGIKFLSKNMENYRYQGNLYGAGLSYGYQWLLSNRWSMEAVIGVGWAHLDYDKYPCASCGTVQKSETKDYFGVTKAALSIIYFIK
- a CDS encoding HU family DNA-binding protein; this translates as MSIQYRFVPIYDNLNEDSEKVTGFYPKVVSRGTINKERMFEEISHGSSSLRSELARSWMLMEDYIIDRLKDGYDVCLNDFCTFGISAKYRRVDRINEIRAESIFVKGMHVRTSEVVNKKLKWARFERESEK
- a CDS encoding DUF3868 domain-containing protein, whose amino-acid sequence is MKKTMKIYMAAALLAVVSPAILAQAPVKVVCNELKQKGNELVIDAVITVDGSRIKSRDNLSLTPVLESASQKEGLPSILLNGRISQKVYDREIALNNLQDEPRFLVVQAGKSESVINYKTVIPFEPWMKDARFVLIPNMCGCGKEEQGALLVMADKVLTRPDKRYEVQPTLAYISPEAETVKHRAEVGTAYLDFQVGKYAILPDFRNNALELAKIDNTVSTVVNDKNITLEGIILKGFASPEGSYKSNTVLAGNRVKALAEYIRKKHDFKPELFTLDNGSEDWEGLKAKVEADRSVPSREAVLAIINSNDEPDKKDARLAALDGGAPYRYVLKNIYPSLRRSDYRVAYQVRFFTVEEGREIIKTRPQQLSLSEMFAVANSYEIGSKEYNEVFEIAVRMYSDDPVANLNAANIALSKNDLDAARTYLAKAGNSPEAIHARGVLNLLDGNLDEAGKLLEQAKAAGVKEAAANLDELRKKEADNQLFDSFE